A single window of Candidatus Acidiferrales bacterium DNA harbors:
- a CDS encoding carbamoyltransferase C-terminal domain-containing protein gives PSILEESAGEFFERTHPSPFMTFALPVRQSKRAVIPAVTHADGTARLQTVSRTSHPLFWRLLRAFGDNTGVPVLLNTSFNDNEPIVCRPEEALNCFERTKMDVLVIGNVILEKQSVAPPARNPQALAGSKAG, from the coding sequence CCGTCCATTCTTGAAGAATCCGCCGGAGAATTTTTCGAACGTACTCATCCCTCGCCGTTCATGACATTCGCATTGCCAGTCCGCCAATCAAAACGGGCGGTCATTCCTGCAGTCACTCATGCGGATGGCACGGCACGTCTTCAAACGGTAAGCCGCACTTCGCATCCGCTCTTTTGGCGCCTTCTTCGTGCCTTCGGCGACAACACGGGGGTGCCTGTCCTCTTGAACACATCATTCAATGACAATGAGCCGATTGTTTGCCGCCCGGAAGAGGCGTTGAATTGTTTTGAACGAACGAAAATGGATGTGCTGGTGATTGGAAATGTAATTTTGGAGAAACAGTCGGTAGCCCCGCCGGCGCGAAATCCTCAGGCGCTGGCCGGCAGTAAAGCTGGGTGA